The genomic interval CAGGAGAACAACATTCTGAAATGAAATGTTATGCCAGAGATAAAATGTTTGATTACTATGAAACAATTATAAATACAAAGGAGGTTACAAGGTATATTAAATATTTTTTTCAAATTAATGATGGCATTAATACATTTTTCCTAAATTATCATGGTATAAGCAGTTCGGTTCCTAAAGATGGCTTTTTTGAATACTTATATACTAATGAAAATGATGTTTTTAAAGTGCCTGATTGGGTAAAAGGCTCTATATTTTATCAAATTTTCCCTGAAAGGTTTTGCAACGGAGATAAAAATAATGATCCTAAAAGTACAGAACAATGGGGTAGTAAACCCACTAGAGAGAATTTTATGGGGGGGGATTTAAAAGGAATAATTCAAAAAATACATTATCTTAAAGATCTGGGTATAAACGCTTTATATCTTAATCCTATCTTTGAAGCCTCTGCTAACCATAAGTATGATACTATAAATTATTTTAAAATTGATCCGCATTTTGGAGACTTAAACGATTTTAAAACATTAATACATAAGTGTCATTCATATGGGATAAAGGTTATACTTGATGGTGTTTTTAATCACTGTGGATATTTTTCAGACCAATTCCAGGATGTAGTAAAAAATGGTCAAAATTCAAAATACAAGGATTGGTTTTATATTGAAAGTTTTCCGGTTGATAAAGAAAAATTAAACTATGAGTGCGTTGGCTATTATAAGTGGATGCCCAAGCTAAGGATGAGCAATCCGGAAGTTAGAAGTTTTATACTTAAGATTGCAAAGTACTGGATTGAAGAAGGAAATATTGATGGATGGCGTCTGGATGTAGCCGATGAAATTGATTTTACATTCTGGCAGGAGTTCAGAAAACTGGTTAAGTCTATAAAGCCTGAATGCTTTATTTTAGCTGAGACATGGAAGGAAAATAGAGATATGCTCCGTGGAGATCAGATGGATTCAGTAATGAATTATCTTTTTAGAGATGCAGTAGTTGACTTCTTTGCAAAAAAATGTATTAATAGTTTAGAGTTTGATTCAAGGATTAACAAATTTTTAGGCGTTTATCCTTCGTCTGTACATCATTCACTATTTAATCTTATTGGAAGCCATGATACAGAAAGGTTCCTGACACTTAGTAATGGTGATAGTAGGAGACTGAAGGCAGCTGCAGCATTTCAATTATGTTTCCCGGGTATTTCTTCCATATATTATGGGGATGAAGTAGGGTTGGATGGAGAAAATGACCCTGATTGCAGGAAGGCAATGGAATGGGATGAAAAGAAACAAGATCAAAAACTTCTGGAATGGTATAAGAAACTTATAAGGATTAGAAAATCAAAGTCCGCATTAAAGTTAGGAATTTTCAAATGTAATTACTGCAACTCAGAAGATAACGTGTATGCATTTTTCAGGGAAATAAATAATGAAAGAGTCTATATTGTCATAAATAATGCTGATTCAACTATTCAAGTCATACTTCCAGTCAAAGAGCAAAGTTGTGGTTTTCTAACAGATGAAATTTCAGGAAAAATTTATAGAATAGAACAGCTGGATAACAGCATTTATTACAATGACGATATCATTGATTATTCAGGTACTTTACATATTCAACTTAAGCCATATCAAGTATGTATTTTATGCAAGTAAAATATTAAAAATATAGAAATGGAGGGGTTTTTATGAAAAAACGTTTATTTAGAAAGATTATAGGTATTGCTTTAATTTTTGTAATGATGGTGTCTATGGCTGTGGGATGTAGCAATCAGGTGCCTAGTGAATCCAAAGATAAAAATTTAAAAAGTACGGAGAGCACTTCACAGGAAAAAGAAAAGGAAAAAGTAACAATTAGTTTTTGGCACCATTACAATGCACAATCTCCGGAAAACAAAACATTAAATGAAGTGATTATACCAGCGTTTGAGGAAAAATTTCCTCACATAAAAGTTAAAGCAGTTTCTCATGAATGGGCCCAGTTACATAAAAAAATATTGGTAAGTGCAAGTGCCAATCAACTACCCGATGTTGCAAGATCTGATATAGCATGGGTTCCGGAATTTCAGAAATTAAACATACTTGTGGCTTTAGATAAGGAAATGAAAGACTTTCAGAACGTAGCAAATAACATTTTAGAAGGTCCGATGAATACAGCAAAGGTTAAAGGAAATTATTATGGATTAGGATTAAATACCAATACCAAAATATTGTTTTACAATAAAGAAATGTTTGATAAAGCACAAGTAGCAGTTCCTAAAACAATGGATGAATTCTTTGAAGCAGCGAGGAAGCTTACAAAGGAAGAGAATGGACAAAAGATTTGGGGTTATGCAGAGCCGGCACTTTCAGGATGGAATATATGCCCATTTATATGGAGTAACGGAGGGGATATAACAGACCCTGAGTATAAAGTTGCTACTGGATACCTTAATAGTCCTGAAACCATAGAAATAATTCAAAAGCTCGCTGATCTTTATAAAGATGGCGCAATGATAGGATTTAACAAAGGTGACATTCCTCTTACAGACGGGTATGGACGAGGCAGATATGCTATGATTATTGAAGGGCCATGGAAATTTGCAGAATTAGCTGGTTCGTATCCTGACTTTAAGCCTGAAACCGCTCAGATGCCTGCTGGAAAAGGTGGTTCAGCGCAGGTTCTTGGAGGAGAAGATATTATCATGTTCAGTACTGCTAATAAAGAAGCTGCATGGGAATTTATGAAGTTTATGACTGGTGAATTTGCTCAAATAGAGATGGCTAAAGTTGGGCAAATTCCAGTAAACAAAACCGCTATTGAATCTGATGCTGTTAAGGGTATTAAAAACTTCGCTCCATTCCTTAAAGCAATAAAAACTGCTAAACCAAGACCGCCTGTATCAACTTGGCCGGAAATTGATAAAGAGTTAACAACTGCAGTAACATTAGCAATAACGGGAGAAAAGCCAGTTAAAGCTGCTCTTGATGATGCAGCTAAAAAAATTGATGAATTATTGAAAAAGCAGTAAAATTATGTAATTAGCGTAATGGTAAGTAACGTTACTTACCATTACGCTAATATTATAAAATTAATTAAAGTTTGGGGTGGAAGAAATGACTCAGGTAAAGCAAGGTACTATAGATATGTTTTTGCAAAACAAATTCAGATTTAACAAAATAAGTATTAAAGGATTACAAATATTTTTGCTTCTTTTACCCGGTTTAATAACTTTTGGTTTATTTACTATATATCCTATTGTAAAGTTGTTTGTAATGAGCTTTTTTGATTGGAAAATAGGGCTAAATCAGGCATCACCATTTGTAGGGATGGGTAATTATATAGAGGTATTTAAAGACCCTGTATTTAGAATTTCTATTACCAATACGCTTATGTATGCTATTATCACGGTTCCTAGCCAGATTGTTATAGGGCTATTAATTGCTGTTTTAATACATAATATTTCAAAATTTAAAGTTGGTTTTAGAGTTTTATATTACTTACCGGTAATAACATCATGGGTAATTGTTTCATTGGTATTTAGATATATTTTTAATAATGAAGGATTTTTAAATTACTTTTTAAAGGACATTATAAATATTGTAAGTGATAACATAAGATGGCTCGATAAGCCCATGACAGGTATGTTTGTAGCAGAGTTATTAGGGATTTGGAAAGGTATTGGATGGAATATGGTAGTATTCCTTGCTGCATTGCAATGCATACCAAAAGAGTTATATGAAGTTGCTGATATAGATGGATGCAATAGATTGAAAAAGTTTTTTTATATAACTCTTCCGTCTATAAAAAATACCATACTATTTGCGGTGGTTATGCTTAGTATTGGTGCGTTTAATGTATTTACGTCAATACAACTAATGACTGGCGGACAGCCTGCGCATCAAACGGAAGTGGTATTGACTTGGATGTATTATAAGGCATTTGAAGCTAGAGATTTTGGGTATGCTGCTGCACTATCATATATTGTTGCCTTAGTAATTGCAGTTATTACCATTATTCAATTTAAATTTTTTAAGAGATTTAATGATTAGATGGGGGGATTGCGAGTGGAAAAGCAAAATAGAGTTTACAGTTTGTTGATATATTTTATATTAACATTAGGAGTAATAATAACAACAACACCAATGCTATATATGTTAAGTACTTCTTTTAGACCTAATGGTGCATTATATGAATATCCCCCAAAATTAATACCCGATGTTTTTACACTGGAAAATTATAAATATGTTCTTTTTAAAGTAAACTTTTACAAAAACTTTTTAAACAGTCTGATTGTAGCGCTGTGTACAGTTTTATTAGCAGCTTTTGTTTCATCTACTCTTGCGTATTGTATAGCGAGGTTTGATTTTATAGGAAAAAAATTATTGTTCGGACTTATAATGACTACTATGATTATTCCAGGAATGACACTTATTATACCGCAATTTGAGCTTATTGTATGGTTAAAGCTTATTAATAAATTATTTGGACTAATTCCTGTATATGTATCCTGGGTGGTTCCGTTCTCAACATTTATGATAAAAGGATTTATTGAAGATATACCAAAGGATTTTGATGATGCAATTTATATTGATGGGGGAACAGTGTTTACCGTATATAATAAAATAATGTTGCCGCTTGCAAGCCCAGCGGTTGCAGCAGTAAGTATTTTTAACTTTTTGATTGCATGGGAGGAATATCCCTGGGCTTTAACAGTTATAAATGATGTTGAAAAAAGAACATTACCAATAGCTATTTCAGGATTTTTCGGACAACATAATTTTACTCAATGGGGTTATGTATTTGCAATGTCAGTTATATCGTTAATACCTGTTATTGTAATATTTATTGCCTGTCAAAAGTTTTTTGTAACAGGTTTATCTGCAGGAGCGATAAAGGGATAAGTAGTGTCTATCTATAGATGATTCTTAAAAACGTTCATAGCATATACTAGCGGAGATGTTAAAAAGATTCAAGATGAGGTTATTTTGGATTTATAGAGAAAAATATTATCATAATGAAAATTTGTTATGTGCGGATAACATATATCGACAATTTGGAGGAAATTATTAAGAATTTCAGGTTAAAACCCTTGAAATAAAAGGTGTTGTAGAGTATACAACTGCCTAATCAATTTTTTGAAGGTAATCGAAAAGCAGCTGGAAATTAAAGAAACAGAGAATTTTAACAGTAAAATATCCATTAATTTGAATTCAATATACTTGCCCCTTGAAAACCGCAAAGGCCTCAGAATCCCGAGGGACTTTAGGAAACATTCTTGGATCAAAATCAGGTTTGATGTAGACGACGTTGCCGTAATTGCTGTCCGAGCATTTACACTCCTTTGGGGGTTCCAAGCCTTTTGTCGCAAACCAGCAACGATATTTAACGCCTTTAGGTTCAACAAAGCCCCAGTTGACCATAGGGATTCCTCCATGACAAATGGGATGGCCATGGTCATCAAAGCAGAGGATATCCGGGTGGGGATAGTTGAATTTGGCTTTAGTCCTGGAATCCAGAGAGATAAAAGGTGCAATGCCGTAATGCTTTAAAAGCTCATAGATAGGATAGTTGTCCATGGCGCCATCCGCTACAAAGCTTTTAAAATTAAGATATGGATATAGTTTATGGATATCCTGGAGGGCGAAGACGGTGGTAATACTGTCATGGCGGCTTGCCTGAACCATCTTGATGTAAATGGGAAGGTCATAGGGGCTGTCTGAAGCGGTGACATTGAAAAGAGTATTGCCAAAGAACCACTGTTCGCGGTAACTATCCCATCCCCATTTTGCATCCGGGTCGGAGAACCTTCTGGGGCATTGGCAATTAAAGATTCCCTTTGAGCGGCAGTCGCAAACCTTAACACCATAGTGACTGGCGCCAGAATAAAAGGGTGAGCCGTCGAATTTGGCTTAAGCTTTTCGCCAGCCTTCAGTTTTAACCTTGGCTTGCTGGTAAACTTTTTGACTTTCTTTTTCCGATTCAGGTGAAGCTTACGGTCTGCTCTCCAAAATCGGATTAGGAAATCATAGTAGGAGGCAGCAGCCGGAGCTTTGACGACAAAACCGCAAATATCAAAAAGCAAAGGATCAGAGGCTACCTTTAAAGCCCAATTTGTGATAGAATAAACCTGTTGGTCAAGCATTAATACGAGTGAGCGTATTATACCTTGCTGATTTTTGGCGGGTCGGCCAGAATCAGGGTATAAAGGCTTGACTACGGGAAGCAGGTTATCCAGGTTGAGTAGATAGAGCTTTGAAATGCTTTTATCCAGTGCAACCAGCCTGCTTCTTTGCGTTTCATAATACAGGAGCATTTTCAGGCGAAGCTTTTCCTGGTAATTGCAATGTGGTGTCCAATCTCGTAACATAAAAAACCTCCAAAACAGAAGATATGGTAATAAATACCATCCACTTCCATTTTGGGGCGAACGTGTGTTTGTCAAGATAGATAAGAGCCATTTATGGGTATATATGGGAATATAACTGGAAATTTAGAAAAAATTTTTCATTAAAAAGTAGGGGTGAAGCAGAAATGCTGAACCTTGAAAATCTATAAAATTAAAGCTCTCTGAGTTTTCGAGAGCGTACTTTTTTGATAAAGGAGGGGATACCAATGGTTACTTAAGAATCAAGGGTAGACAATAGGTTGATCGGTTTTTAGTTTTTAATTTTTACTAAAAAACAAAAGATAAAAGAAAGGGGAACATAGAATGAAAAGATTTAGAAAATTATCTTTAATTGTTACATTTATTTTTATACTTACAGTAGTAAGTGGAAATTTCTCAATAGCAAATGCAGCAAGATTAGGATTCGATAATAATGATATAGTATATATGATATTAACTGACCGCTATCCTGATGGTGATCCTTCAAATAATGGTATATTAGGTCAAGAATATAGGCCGGGAGAGCTCAAATATCATCAAGGTGGAGACTGGCAGGGTATTATTGACAAGATACCATACATTAAAGATTTAGGAGTAACAGCAATATGGATTTCTCCTCCTTCAGAAAATGAGCTATTTAGTAGAGATGGTAGCGAATCAGGATACCATGGATATTTTACTCATGATTATTATAGTGCAGACCCTCATTTTGGAACTAAAGCTAAACTAAAAGAATTGGTAGATACTGCTCATGCAAATGGTATAAAGGTAATTCTTGATGTGGTACCAAATCATACAGCAGATTATTTAGATCCATATGCGACTGAGTACAGTTCAGCTGATTATCAACCAGCTTATCCATTTAATAATCCTAATTGGTATCATCATAATGGAGATATTCAGGACTGGAATGATCAATGGCAAGTGGAAAATTGTGATTTAGGTGGATTAGATGATATTGCTCAAGAAAATACGGCAGCAAGAAATGAAATCAAAAAGGTTTACAAAATGTGGGTTGATGATTTTGATATTGATGCTGTTCGTGTAGATGCAGCTCGTTCGATACCTAAAGACTTTTTACAAGAATTTGAATCTTATCTCGGGGTACCGTCATTTGGGGAAATATTTTACGGTGATGTTGATTATGTAAGTGATTATCAGAACTATGAATGGGGTGTTTTAGATTTTCCATTATTTTTCAAAGCTAGAGAAGTATTTGCCCATGATGCTAGTTTTTATGATGTAAAAAATATACTAGACCAAGATTATAAATATAAAGATCCTAATAAGCTAGTAACATTCCTTGATAATCATGATAGAGATCGTTTCTTATGCCTTGCAGATGATAATTATGCTAAGTTAAGATTGGGAATGACATTTTTATTTACCGTAAGAGGAATTCCAGATGTATATTACGGAACTGAGCAAGCATTTTATGGTGGTGGAAGACCAACAGAATGGCAAGGAATTGCTAATAAAGAAAATCGTGAAGTAATGAATGTATTTGACCAGAATAATATTATATATAAACATATCAAGCGACTTGCACAAATACGAAAAGATTATGAACCTTTAAGAAATGGTACACAACGTGAAATGTGGGTTGATGACAAAGTATTTTCATATTCACGTAGAAATGATACCACAGGGGATGAAGTAATAACCATACTCAACAATGATTGGAATATTGTAACAAGAACTATTCCATTAAGAACAGAAAGTTCTATTCCTGTAGGAACTATATTAACGAATCTTTTAGATACTTCACAAACAGTTGAGGTTACTTCTGGTGGAGTAACTGGAAAACAGATAACAGTAACTATTCCTAAGAATAATGCTATGATACTGGTTCCAGGAACACCTGCAAGTTATATTCCTTCAGCGCCTACAGTAACTACAATAAGAGTACATTATGATGTTGGCTGGGGTAACACAATGTATTTAAGAGGAGATACTTATCCATTATGGTGGGATCAAGGAAGAAAAATGAGAAATGTTGCGCCGGATATTTGGGAATTTGAGATAGAACGTATTCCAGCAGGTACTACTTTTGAATTTAAGCCTCTTATAAATGATACTACATGGTCATCAGGGAATAACTTCATAGGAGTAGGTGGTGAAACCATAGACATATATCCGACTTTCTAATTTTTCTATTAGCATAGCTTATTAACTCTGAACCATGAAAATGATAATAAACGTGTGGCGAGGGAGTAGTATCCCGTAAGGAAAAACAAAATAGCTGATGTAATAAAAAAGAAAAGCAGGAAGAGCAGGATTATTCCTGCTCTTCTTTATATGGAAATATTTTTATCAATAATCTAATGTTTGTGTCAAGTAGAAGTTTGCAATTTTTTATCCCTTCCGGAGGTTCCGGCAGCTCAAGGTTGTCCCTCTCATGGTACAGTATTAATCCATCAAGATTGCTTTTTAGGCATTCTTCAAGATTTTGAAGCTTTTCTACCTTATCGCACTCTCCTCCACACTCATATTTGAGTTCTTCTATACGCGCTAAAGCTTTTTGTACATTTCCGGATTTAATCAGTCGTGCTATCTTTTTTGCTTCTTTCTTATCGTATACCTGCCACAGAATTGCCTTGAATATATGAAACCTGTCCAGTTGGCAGTGTTTTTCAGCTGTATTTGTACATTCACTAATCCATTTTGCTCCGTCACCGTTTAATACTCTTACCTTAATTCGGAGCCGCTTTCGCTTCAATCGGTCTGTTCAGTATTCGGCATATCCCAGACCTATTTGAGCAGGCTGTTCCGCAAATATAAAAATATGTCCTTTAACGAGTACCTGACAGCCATAAGGATCGAGGTATTAGGACTTCTTGGCGCAGTGAGATATGCAGGCGCACTGTTTGAGCGAAGCGAGTTTGCGCCTGCCTGACACAAGCCTTGGAAGTCCTATGCCTCGAATCTCTGCGGGTGAAACAATGCACCTTTATACAGTGGCTGTGCGGTGATTGTGTTGGATTTTACATCAAAATGTACTGTTTACTCTATGTATTATTACAGCTAACAATGGTACAATCGTATCGTAGTTCTAATAAAACAATTTATAAGGAGGATGCATGTATGAGTAAAACAAGAAAGAAAATTAAAAAAATGGTTGCGCTGATATCCTGTGTCGCAATGCTTATAGCGGTATTTCCAGGCTGCGCAAACCAGAAAACGGCAGCACCGGACAAAAACGCCCCGGCACAGTCGGACGGTACGCAAAACCAGACCCCGGCTGCTCCCGATAAGAAGGTTACCCTTACATTACTGATTGGTAATCAAACCACACTGGATGGCCTGAAGGGTGTAATGGAAGCCATTGAAAAAAAGTACAACATTGCAACCGAGATTGAGCTTCGGCCGGGCGGTGCGGAGGGGGATAACGTTGTAAAGACCCGCCTTGCCACCGGCGATATGGCCGACCTGTGCTTTTACAACTCGGGTTCGCTCTTCCAAGTCCTAAATCCCGAGCAAAACTTCGTTGATCTTACAAACGAGCCGTTTATGAGCAACGTATTAGATTTCTTTAAATCTACCGTCAGCGCAAACGAGAAAGTATACGGAATCCCTGCCAACACTGTTATGAGTGGAGGATGGTTATATAATAAAAAGGTGTATGCCGAGTTAGGACTTTCGGTTCCCAAGACATGGGATGAACTCTTGGCCAACTGCGAAAAGATTAAGGGTGCCGGTAAAACTGCGGTAATTGGGTCATACAAGGATGACTGGACCTCACAGCTTATCCTGCTTGCCGATTATTTTAATGTGCAGGCGCAGGTTCCCAACTTTGCTGCGGACTATACTGCCAACAAGGCCAAATTTGCCACTACCCCCGCCGCCCTCCGTGGCTTTGAAAAACTGTATGAGATCAATAAGAAGGGTTACATGAACAAGGATTTTCTTGCCACCACCTATGATGCTGCTCTAAAAATGCTGGCTGAAGGTACCGGGGTGCATTATCCGATGCTTTCCACCAGTGTTAGTAATATAGAGGCTAATTTCCCTGATAAGGTAAATGATATCGGTTTTTTTGCACAACCCGGCGACAGTGCGGATAAAAACGGACTTACTGTATGGACGCCCGAAGGTATTTATATAAGCAAGAACAGCAAAAACATTGAAGCTGCTAAAAAGTGGGCAGAATTCTTTGTTTCCCAGGAGGGTATTGCTGCCTATGTATCAAAGCAAAAACCTGGAGGACCGTTTGCTATAAAGGGGGCAACACTTCCCGACGATGTCTTCCCTGCCGTTAAGGATGTGATCCAATACTTTGATGCAGGCAATACTGCTCCTGCGCTTGAATTCCTTTCACCCATCAAGGGTCCGAACCTGCCGCAGATTTGCGTTGAGGTTGGCAGCGGCCTTAAGGCGCCGTCAGTGGCTGCTCAGGAGTATGACAGGGATGTTGAGAAGCAGGCCAAGCAGCTTGGCTTTCCCGGCTGGTAAGCCGATAATCTTAGTTGATTTTGAATGAATAATGCATGGCCCTGCAATTTTCATGTAGGGCCAATTTTCTAAAGGAGAGATGACTATGACCCAAATATCAAAAAAAATGTACTCGTATGCTTTTCTTTTACCTGCCGGCATCATTTATTGCGGATTGTTTTTGCTGCCAACCGTGATGTCGTTCTTTTTCAGCATGACAAGGTGGACACTTACCGATTGGCAGTTTATAGGATTTGAAAACTATATCACTTTTTTATCGGAGCCATCGTTGAATATCGGTTTTAGGAACACAATTATTTACGCTGTGCTGACCTGCGGCTTGAAAGTGATATTTGGGTTCCTGCTTGGTACATTCCTTTGTACAAATATCAAGACAAAAGATTACCTCCGCTCGGTGGTTTTTTTTCCAAATCTTTTGAGTACCATAGCAGTTGGGGTTGCCTTCGGCAGCATGATGCACCCGTCTCAGGGACTTATTAACAAGGCTCTTGCCGCAGTTGGAATTATAGGGCCGGACTGGCTGGGCAACACCAAACTTGCCCTTTTATCGGTTATTTTTGTAGACGTTTGGAAGGGCGTAGGCGTGGCTACCGTCATCTTCATAGCCGGGATCATGTCAATTCCCCAGCAGTATTATGAGGCGCTTATGATCGATGGGGGCGGCTCTTTTGAAAAGTTTTGGCATATCACTCTGCCTCTTAGCCGTCCGGCCATGAATTCGGTCATCATCCTGGCATTGATTGGCGGTTTGCGTTCCTTCGACCTGATATGGACAATGACAAAGGGAGGACCGGGTTTCACCACCGACCTCATTGCTTCGATTATTTACAAACAGTATGCTGCGGGATTTTATGGCCTCTCAACGGCAGGTAATGTCATATTGTTCATAATAGTGTCGATTATAGCCTTCCCATTATATAGATTTCTTACCAAAAGCGAGGTGGATTTATGAGCAGGGGTGTAAAAAAGTTTGTAGTGGAGGCCGTTGCTGTCCTGCTGTCCATATTGATCTTCTGGGTGCCATTTTACTTCGTCATTTTAAACTCTTTCAAAACCAAAGCAGAAGCAGCCGAAATGAGCATTGTCTGGCCTAAAACCTTTCAGATTATTGAAAACTATACATCGGTATTAACGGCTGAAAATGGAATAGTAATTCGTGCTTTCTACAACAGCACAATAATTACTGTTTTGTCTATTGTAGTACTAATAATAGTTTGCTCAATGGCAGGGTTTGTCATGCAGCGGAGGACAGACAAAGCTTCAACGCTGATCAATTTCATTGTCCTTGCAGGGCTGATGATTCCGCCTTCAATAGTACCCACCATATGGGTTCTTAATAGGATGGGGCTTTTTAAAACCTTAATGGGATTAATACTGGTTGAGGTTGCATTGGCATTTCCGTTTTCATCCATACTTTATAAAGGTTTTATGGTGTCCATACCGCGTGAAATCGACGAGAGCGCTGTTGTGGACGGGTGTAGCGGATTTAGAATGTTTTTTCAGATTATTTTCCCGCTTTTAAAGCCTGTTACGTCTACAATTATAGTTTTATCGGCAGTAACTATTTTTAATGATTTTGCCAATCCGCTGTACTTTCTTCCCGGTGCAAAAAATGCAACGGTACAGCTCACTCTTTATAATTTTATGAGCAGGTATATAACTTCCTGGAATTTGCTTTTTGCCGACGTTGTACTTATATCCATTCCGCCGCTGATACTGTTTATCTTCTTCAACAAGAAGATCGTAGCCGGAATGACGGCAGGGGCTGTAAAGGCATAAAGCCGGCTTACGTTTGAAAATGGCAATGAGAAAGAAATGGATTGGATGTCCTTTCTATCCTTGCTTTCCCTCAGCAGACCCAACCTCCAAACGGATAAAAAAATCGGAATAATTTCAACCATTACAGGAATTTATTGTATTCATTTACCAAGACTTTTGCCCTATAATATGCTTTATGAAAAAAGGGGCGAGGAATACAGGAATGGATAGCGAGAGTATATGTAGATACAATAACTCAACGTTATTTTAAAAAATGGAGGTTGGTATAATGTATATGAAGCATGGAAATGATGCTAAAAAGCTGAGTGGAGTGTACATCCATGAGAAAATAAAAAGTCTAAACGGCTTTTTTAAAAATATTCTTTCGTTCTTTGCACAATCAAGGATTTTGAGAAATACAAAAATCCAAACCAGGCTGATTATTTCGTTTATATTACTATCCTTTATTCCTTTAGCCTTAATAAGTATAATTAGTTATAAAAAATCCAGTGATGCTATTCAGTCTAAAATCAAGACATATTCAGTTGAAGTAATGAATGGCGTTAGTAAAAACTTAAGTGCAGAATTGAAACAAATAGAAAAAATATGTGAGGAAATATCATCATCTCAAGAAGTTCAGACAGGTTTGCCAAACTATTTAAGTATGGAAAAGAGTGAACAGTTCAAAGTGTATTATAGTA from Petroclostridium xylanilyticum carries:
- a CDS encoding glycoside hydrolase family 13 protein; translated protein: MVTMFWEAIIHEQTRDYVYPIERNKLAIRLKIKRKDAKSCTLIYWNRHKRERTGEQHSEMKCYARDKMFDYYETIINTKEVTRYIKYFFQINDGINTFFLNYHGISSSVPKDGFFEYLYTNENDVFKVPDWVKGSIFYQIFPERFCNGDKNNDPKSTEQWGSKPTRENFMGGDLKGIIQKIHYLKDLGINALYLNPIFEASANHKYDTINYFKIDPHFGDLNDFKTLIHKCHSYGIKVILDGVFNHCGYFSDQFQDVVKNGQNSKYKDWFYIESFPVDKEKLNYECVGYYKWMPKLRMSNPEVRSFILKIAKYWIEEGNIDGWRLDVADEIDFTFWQEFRKLVKSIKPECFILAETWKENRDMLRGDQMDSVMNYLFRDAVVDFFAKKCINSLEFDSRINKFLGVYPSSVHHSLFNLIGSHDTERFLTLSNGDSRRLKAAAAFQLCFPGISSIYYGDEVGLDGENDPDCRKAMEWDEKKQDQKLLEWYKKLIRIRKSKSALKLGIFKCNYCNSEDNVYAFFREINNERVYIVINNADSTIQVILPVKEQSCGFLTDEISGKIYRIEQLDNSIYYNDDIIDYSGTLHIQLKPYQVCILCK
- a CDS encoding extracellular solute-binding protein; this encodes MKKRLFRKIIGIALIFVMMVSMAVGCSNQVPSESKDKNLKSTESTSQEKEKEKVTISFWHHYNAQSPENKTLNEVIIPAFEEKFPHIKVKAVSHEWAQLHKKILVSASANQLPDVARSDIAWVPEFQKLNILVALDKEMKDFQNVANNILEGPMNTAKVKGNYYGLGLNTNTKILFYNKEMFDKAQVAVPKTMDEFFEAARKLTKEENGQKIWGYAEPALSGWNICPFIWSNGGDITDPEYKVATGYLNSPETIEIIQKLADLYKDGAMIGFNKGDIPLTDGYGRGRYAMIIEGPWKFAELAGSYPDFKPETAQMPAGKGGSAQVLGGEDIIMFSTANKEAAWEFMKFMTGEFAQIEMAKVGQIPVNKTAIESDAVKGIKNFAPFLKAIKTAKPRPPVSTWPEIDKELTTAVTLAITGEKPVKAALDDAAKKIDELLKKQ
- a CDS encoding carbohydrate ABC transporter permease; this translates as MTQVKQGTIDMFLQNKFRFNKISIKGLQIFLLLLPGLITFGLFTIYPIVKLFVMSFFDWKIGLNQASPFVGMGNYIEVFKDPVFRISITNTLMYAIITVPSQIVIGLLIAVLIHNISKFKVGFRVLYYLPVITSWVIVSLVFRYIFNNEGFLNYFLKDIINIVSDNIRWLDKPMTGMFVAELLGIWKGIGWNMVVFLAALQCIPKELYEVADIDGCNRLKKFFYITLPSIKNTILFAVVMLSIGAFNVFTSIQLMTGGQPAHQTEVVLTWMYYKAFEARDFGYAAALSYIVALVIAVITIIQFKFFKRFND
- a CDS encoding carbohydrate ABC transporter permease; protein product: MEKQNRVYSLLIYFILTLGVIITTTPMLYMLSTSFRPNGALYEYPPKLIPDVFTLENYKYVLFKVNFYKNFLNSLIVALCTVLLAAFVSSTLAYCIARFDFIGKKLLFGLIMTTMIIPGMTLIIPQFELIVWLKLINKLFGLIPVYVSWVVPFSTFMIKGFIEDIPKDFDDAIYIDGGTVFTVYNKIMLPLASPAVAAVSIFNFLIAWEEYPWALTVINDVEKRTLPIAISGFFGQHNFTQWGYVFAMSVISLIPVIVIFIACQKFFVTGLSAGAIKG
- a CDS encoding alpha-amylase family glycosyl hydrolase; the encoded protein is MKRFRKLSLIVTFIFILTVVSGNFSIANAARLGFDNNDIVYMILTDRYPDGDPSNNGILGQEYRPGELKYHQGGDWQGIIDKIPYIKDLGVTAIWISPPSENELFSRDGSESGYHGYFTHDYYSADPHFGTKAKLKELVDTAHANGIKVILDVVPNHTADYLDPYATEYSSADYQPAYPFNNPNWYHHNGDIQDWNDQWQVENCDLGGLDDIAQENTAARNEIKKVYKMWVDDFDIDAVRVDAARSIPKDFLQEFESYLGVPSFGEIFYGDVDYVSDYQNYEWGVLDFPLFFKAREVFAHDASFYDVKNILDQDYKYKDPNKLVTFLDNHDRDRFLCLADDNYAKLRLGMTFLFTVRGIPDVYYGTEQAFYGGGRPTEWQGIANKENREVMNVFDQNNIIYKHIKRLAQIRKDYEPLRNGTQREMWVDDKVFSYSRRNDTTGDEVITILNNDWNIVTRTIPLRTESSIPVGTILTNLLDTSQTVEVTSGGVTGKQITVTIPKNNAMILVPGTPASYIPSAPTVTTIRVHYDVGWGNTMYLRGDTYPLWWDQGRKMRNVAPDIWEFEIERIPAGTTFEFKPLINDTTWSSGNNFIGVGGETIDIYPTF
- a CDS encoding UPF0236 family transposase-like protein yields the protein MKRKRLRIKVRVLNGDGAKWISECTNTAEKHCQLDRFHIFKAILWQVYDKKEAKKIARLIKSGNVQKALARIEELKYECGGECDKVEKLQNLEECLKSNLDGLILYHERDNLELPEPPEGIKNCKLLLDTNIRLLIKIFPYKEEQE